A single genomic interval of Bos indicus isolate NIAB-ARS_2022 breed Sahiwal x Tharparkar chromosome 5, NIAB-ARS_B.indTharparkar_mat_pri_1.0, whole genome shotgun sequence harbors:
- the LOC109558673 gene encoding glycosylation-dependent cell adhesion molecule 1: MKFLCVLLLASLAATSLAILNKPEDETHLEAQPTDASAQFIRNLQISNEDLSKEPSISREDLISKEQIVIRSSRQPQSQNPKLPLSILKEKHLRNATLGSEETTEHTPSDASTTEGKLMELGHKIMRNLENTVKETIKYLKSLFSHAFEVVKT, from the exons ATGAAATTCCTCTGCGTCCTGCTTCTGGCCAGCTTGGCCGCCACCTCTCTCGCCATCCTTAACA AGCCAGAAGATGAAACCCACCTGGAGGCTCAGCCCACTGATGCCT CTGCTCAGTTCATCAGGAACCTCCAGATCTCCAATGAGGACCTTTCTAAGGAGCCTTCCATCTCCAGAGAAGATTTGATTTCCAAAGAGCAAATTGTGATCAGATCTTCCAGGCAACCACAGAGTCAGAATCCCAAGCTCCCTCTGTCCATACTCAAGGAAAAACATCTCAGAAATGCTACCCTTGGATCAGAAGAGACTACAGAACACACTCCCAGTGATG CATCCACCACAGAAGGAAAACTGATGGAGCTCGGTCATAAAATCATGAGGAATCTGGAAAACACAGTgaaagaaaccataaaatatctgaaaagccTATTCTCTCATGCCTTTGAAGTCGTGAAGACGTAG
- the LACRT gene encoding extracellular glycoprotein lacritin isoform X1 — MRHTTLLLLAALVGTLVFAQNASSALAEGLLTSDEGTPAPTESASPQNTASATQKILTAPPSSEFNPLQLGFGKGISVAQEIRKKIRERIDGGKKFIEEGTAAAQTLGKKLFPTILLPGF, encoded by the exons ATGAGACACACGACTCTCCTCCTCCTGGCAGCTCTGGTCGGGACCCTGGTCTTTGCCC AAAATGCTTCCTCTGCACTTGCCGAGGGACTCTTGACCT CTGATGAGGGGACCCCAGCTCCAACAGAATCTGCTTCACCCCAAAATACAGCCTCAGCAACCCAGAAGATTCTGACAGCACCTCCCAGCTCAGAATTCAACCCACTGC AACTCGGGTTTGGTAAAGGTATCTCGGTAgcccaagaaataagaaaaaaaatacgaGAAAGAATTGATGGAGGAAAGAAATTCATCGAAG AGGGAACTGCAGCGGCACAGACCCTAGGGAAAAAATTGTTTCCAACAATATTGTTGCCTGGTTTTTGA
- the LACRT gene encoding extracellular glycoprotein lacritin isoform X2, with the protein MRHTTLLLLAALVGTLVFAQNASSALAEGLLTSSATQKILTAPPSSEFNPLQLGFGKGISVAQEIRKKIRERIDGGKKFIEEGTAAAQTLGKKLFPTILLPGF; encoded by the exons ATGAGACACACGACTCTCCTCCTCCTGGCAGCTCTGGTCGGGACCCTGGTCTTTGCCC AAAATGCTTCCTCTGCACTTGCCGAGGGACTCTTGACCT CCTCAGCAACCCAGAAGATTCTGACAGCACCTCCCAGCTCAGAATTCAACCCACTGC AACTCGGGTTTGGTAAAGGTATCTCGGTAgcccaagaaataagaaaaaaaatacgaGAAAGAATTGATGGAGGAAAGAAATTCATCGAAG AGGGAACTGCAGCGGCACAGACCCTAGGGAAAAAATTGTTTCCAACAATATTGTTGCCTGGTTTTTGA